TGAGCGCCGTGAGTCCCTGGAAATCTTCACCAAGGTCTTCGGCCCCACCGGCCCCAAGGGCAAGAATGATCTTGGCCTGTCCCGCAAGCACATCATGGAATCCATCAACGGTTCGCTGCGCCGGCTGCAGACGGACTATGTGGACCTGTACCAGGCCCACCGCTACGACTTCGAAACGCCGCTGGAAGAGACCATGCAGGCGTTCGCTGACATCGTCCGGCAGGGCAAGGCGCTGTACATCGGTGTGAGCGAGTGGACCGCGGAGCAGCTCCGCGAAGGCCACAAGCTGTCCAAGGAACTGGGTTTCCAGCTGATCTCGAACCAGCCGCAGTACTCCATGCTGTGGCGCGTGATCGAAGCCGAGGTGGTCCCCGCGTCGGAAGAGCTGGGCGTGTCCCAGATCGTCTGGTCCCCCATGGCCCAGGGCGTCCTCAGCGGCAAGTACCAGCCCGGCCAGCCCGCTCCCGAGGGCAGCCGCGCCACGGACGAAAAGGGTGGCGCCAAGATGATCCAGCGGTGGATGCGCGACGACGTCCTGGCCGGCGTGCAGGAACTGAAGCCGATTGCCCAGGAGGCAGGGCTGTCCATGCCACAGCTGGCTGTCGCCTGGGTGCTGCAGAACCCCAACGTGGCGTCCGCCATTGTGGGCGCGTCCCGGCCCGAGCAGATCGCCGACAGCGTGGGTGCCGCCGGCGTGAAGCTGGAGGCTGAGGTCCTCAAGCGGATTGACGACACCATCGGCGGACTCGCGGAACGGGATCCGGCACAGACCAAGTCGCCGGCCACGCGGGAAGCGTAAGTGGCCACCCCGTCGGAACTGCCGGAGCTTGCGGTAGCCGGCTCCACCGGAGGCCTGGGCGGAATGGTGGCGCGGCAGCTTGCCGCGTCCGGTTTCGCCCAGCGCCTGCTGGTGCGCGACGCCGCGCGGGCGCCGCAGCTGGACGGCGCGCATGCAGTGGTGTGTTCCTACGGGGACGGCGCGGCCTCCCGGCAGGCCCTTGAGGGAGCGAAAGTCCTGTTCATGGTGTCCGCCGCGGAGGCCGAGGACAGACTGCAGCAGCATTACGCGTTCGTGGATGCCGCTGCGGAGGCCGGAGTGGAGCACGTGGTGTACACGTCCTTCTACGGCGCGGCACCGGATGCCACCTTCACCCTGGCCCGGGACCACTACGCCACGGAGGAGCGGATCAAGGCGTCCGGGATGGAGTACACGCTCCTGCGCGACAACTTCTACCTGGACTTCCTGCCGTTGATGACCGGGGACGACGGCGTGATCCGGGGCCCTGCCGGTGACGGCGTCTTTTCGGGAGTGGCGCGGGAGGACATTGCCCGCTGCGCCCATGCAGTGCTGCGCGATCCGGCCATCCATAAGGGCATGACCTACAACCTCACCGGGCCGGAAGAGCTGACCATGGCGCAGGCCGCCGAGGTGCTGAGTACCGGGACCGGGCGGGAGGTGCGCTACCAGCCGGAGACGGTGGAGGAAGCCTACGCGTCCCGGGCCTCCTACGGTGCCCCGCAGTGGCAGCTCGATGCCTGGGTCAGCACCTACACGGCGATGGCTGCCGGCGAGATGGCAGGGCTTTCGCCGGACGTCCACGGGCTGACCGGTCAGGATCCCATCAGCCTGGCAGAGTTTTTGACCCGGCCGGTGCTGTAGGAGATGGTTTTCACCCGTTGACGGGCGGGTGGGCCCGGCGTAGACCTGTTGGTGCCGGGGGCGTCGTTAGTCCGCCAAGCAGAATCGCACCGCCATGAATTACAGCAACCAGCAGTCAACCCGGCAGGAGCCTGCGCCGGTCCCGTCACCGGCCACGCAGCCTGCCTCCGGTCCGCTCACCCGGGAGGAGCTGCAGCTCGCCGCCCGGAACCACTCCATGCCGCTGGAAGCGCTTCGCCGCGACGTCACCCCGCCCGGGCTCCACTACGTGCTGACGCACTTCGACATTCCGGACCTCGACGGTTCGTCCTGGCATCTGCGGATCGGCGGGGCTGTGGAACGTGCGCTGGAACTGGGCATGGCGGCGCTCCGCAGGGACCCTGCCATCACCGTGCCCGTCACCCTCGAGTGCGCCGGGAACGGCCGTTCGCTCCTTGAGCCGCGGCCCCTCAGCCAGCCGTGGGTCCTGGAGGCGGTGGGCACGGCACACTGGACCGGGGTTCCACTGGCCTACCTCCTTGGCAAGGCGGGCGTGCTTCCGGACGCGGTGGAGGTGGTCTTCACCGGGGCCGACGCCGGGGTACAGGGCGGCGTTCCCCAGCGCTACGCGCGCAGCCTGCCGATCCGCGAGGCGCTGCGTCCCGACGTCGTCCTTGCCTACCAAATGAACGGCACCGACTTGCCGCCGCAGCATGGCTACCCGCTACGGCTGGTGGTCCCGGGCTGGTACGGGATGGCCAGCGTCAAGTGGCTGGAGTCCATCGAGGTGGTCAAGACACCGTTCGCTGGCTTCCAGCAGGAGGTCGCCTACCGCTACCAGGACTCCGCGGACGAGGCCGGCACGCCGGTTTCGCGGATCAGGGTACGTTCGTTGATGGTCCCGCCGGGCGTCCCGGACTTCTTCTCCCGGCGTCGGTTCCTGCGCCCCGGCCCGGTCATGCTGGAAGGCAGGGCATGGTCCGGCGAAGGTGCCGTGACCGCCGTCGACGTGGGGATCGACGGCACCTGGTTGCCCGCCCACCTGGACAAGCCGGCGGGCGGCTACGCGTGGCGGCGGTGGACCCTGCCCTGGGTGGCGAACCCCGGCGAGCACGTCCTTTCCTGCCGCGCCACGGACATCACGGGTGCCACCCAGCCCCTGGAGCAGGCCTGGAATTTCCAGGGGCTGGGCAACAACGTGGTGCAGAGGGTGCCCGTGACGGTGGAGTGATGTTGCGGGCCCGGGGCTATACTCGGTGCCAATCATGACCATCCTCCCTTCCTCCCCCGCCAGTGTCCGCATCGATGCGTGGCTGTGGGCCGTCCGCGCGTACAAGACACGGTCTGCCGCCACCGCCGCCTGCCGCGCCGGACATGTGCGCCTGAACGGAAGCCCCTCGAAAGCTTCGGCAACGCTGGTCACGGGCGATACCGTCACCGTCCGCATGCCCGGGTACGAGCGCATCCTCGAGGTGCGGCGGCTCATCGCCAAGCGCGTGGGGGCCGAGGCCGCGTCGCACTGCTTTACCGACCACACTCCGCCGCGGCCAGTCCTTCCCGCGCTCGGACTGCCGCAGCGGGACAGGGGCGCCGGACGCCCCACCAAGAAGGACCGCCGCGAGATGGATCGGCTTCGCGGACCTGCGTGACAGGCGTGCTGCCGGCGTCAGGCGCCGGCTTTGGTGCGTGCCTGCACGAGGTTGGCGAACGGCAACCGACCAAACTTCTCCACGAAGGCAGCATGGTAACCAGCTTCTGCGCCGTTCAGTTGGTCGGCCGGAAGTTCCTTCCATGCAATGGCCAGTGATCCCGCGTCAGCAAGCTGCCAGATAAGCCGCCCGTCCCAGTGGCCGGGCGGCTTGCCTTGCCCAAAGTCAACGAATTCCTGGATTTGGCGCCGAAGCCCGCGGTTACCCTTGCTTCCGGGTCCGGCCTTTCCCAAGTAGAGAACAACGGCGCCGTCCACCCACTCGGCGGCTAACGCGGCCGCGGGGAGGGACGGGTCCTTCTTCTTGAAGACGCCCGCGGTGCTTCTCGGGAGAAAGCGTGGCTGGAAGCCGTCCGGAGCAATCACGGCGACGAGGCCTGTTCCTTGTGGGATCCTCATGGTTTCCAGGGCCTGAATGGGCCTAAAGCCAGCGAAACCCTCGGCCTTCAGGCCCTTCCTGGTGAACTGCATAGTCCATTGAACAGCAGGTCGGGGACCACCGCTGCGTTTGCGTGTTCACCTAGGGGAGCAGTCAGGCCATTCACAGGAACGCCACCTATCCTTGGCCCGTGCCACCCCTTGAGATCCTGATGTCCTCCTGGCAACTCGACTGGGCTGCAACTGCCTTCGTCGTTGTGGCCGGTGTCCTGTACGGGTGGGGAACGGGGTCAGCCGCCCGCCGAGGCCAGGACTGGCCCGTGTGGCGGGCGGTTGCATTCTACGTCCTGGGCCTGGGCTCATTCGTTGTCCTGACCTGTGGGTTCACGGGCGTCTACGGCGCGCAGCAGCGGTGGGCATTCACCATCAAGATTTCCATGCTGCTCTTTGTCGTTCCGCTGCTTATCGGGCTGGGAAAGCCGCTCACCCTTGCCCGGGCAGCGTTGCCGGCCAAGGGAATAGGCACGCTGAACACTGTCCTGGCGAGCCGACCTGTCCGGTTCGTCAGCAACTCCTTCGGTGCACCGCTGCTGGGCCTGGTGCTCTTTTCCACGTTCCTGACTCCCATGTTCTACACACTCCGGACAGATCCCGTGGCCGGCGCACTCCTCACCCTCGGTGTACCGCTGCTTGGCATGCTGATGGCGCTGCCCATCATCGAGGAATCGGACTTCCAGCGGTCCAGCGCGTACCTGACCCTGGAATTCATGTTCGTCTTCATTGAATTGCTAATCGACGCGATCCCCGGAATCCTGCTCAGTCTCAACGGCCAGGTACTCGACCACGTGATGTCAGTGCCCAACCCCCAGTGGTGGTTCAGGGATGCGTTCCAGGATCAGCAGTTTGCGGGAAACCTGCTCTGGTTCATCTGCGAAGTTGTGGACCTGCCACTGATCATCCTCATGTTCGTCCGGTTCTCACGCAGCGATAAGCGGGAAGCAGGAGTCTTCGATGAGCTGACGGACGAACAGCTGAGTGAACTGCACAGGCAGCACCTGCGCGGCCCGCACTAGGTTGGCCAGCTGCAAAAAATTCGGTGTGCGCACCACTCTCGGTGAAAGCGTAGAGTGACATAGGACGCCTGATTCTGGACGCCTTGCTGCTAAGGGAGAAATCGTGACGATTGACTGGGACGAAAAAAAGGCCCTGCTACAGGAACCGAATATCGCGAAGGTAACCCAGCTTTGCGATGAGCTGATGGAAAAGAAGCCCGGTTCCACCGTCCCCTACATCGACCCTGTGCACGACGAAGATGAGTGCAGGATCATCAGCCTCCAAGCCAGCCCCGGCAAGGGCACCGAGTCCGGGTTTGTCTCCCACAACAACGACGACGAAGCGGCCCGCCGCGCTACCCAGATCTACGAGCTCGCTGAGTTGGACCCCCGCTACGTCATGCCTTGGAACGCCTACCCCTGGATCCGCGAAAGCGGCAGCCCCTCGGCCCTGAGTGTCCAGGAAAAGACCGACGGGCTCCGCCCGTTCAGGCAGTTCCTTAAGATCAACTCCCGCGTTTCGGCCATCATCGCGCACGGTACGGATGCGTCCACGTTCCTGACCCTGTTCGAGAAGACCTACCACTCCTCGCTGAAGAACAACGGCATCAAAATCTACAAGGCCACTGCCCTTGGCGGCAGGGCCTTTGCTGTTTCTGAGGCCAAGCAGGAAGAGCTCCTGGCCAAGAACGTGGAGACCTACCGGGACGCGATGCAGCGGGCCGGCATCCAGCACCTCTAGGGCGCGCTTCCCCGGGTGCACCGAAAACTGCGCATTCCTTGATCCACCCTTGATGAATCCTTGCTTTTCCATCTCCAGCATTAGTGGAGTAAACACTCAGGATTCTCCGAGGTAGAGCGCTCGATCGGCCTCGTCTCCTGCTGCAGTTGGGGGAATTTGGCATGAAAAAACTCATAATCGCTTCACTGGCAGCCACTGGCCTGGTCGCAGGATCATTTGCTGCAGGTGCAGCTGCCAACGCTGGTACCGGCACCGTTGTCCGCGTGGTCGACGGGGACACTCTGGTGGTTTCCATCAACAACGGCGACCACACCATCCGACTGTTGAACATCGACACTCCTGAGACCAAGGACCCAAACCAACCGGTCGAGTGCCTCGGTCCGGAGGCCTCAAAGTACCTTGAGGGCCTACTGCCGAAGGGGACCCAGGTCAGACTCGAGTTCGACGCCGAGCGCCACGACAAGTACGGCAGGACTCTCGCGGGAGTCTTCACAGCCGACGGGTCTCTGGTCAACGCCAAAATCGCGCAGCAGGGACTGGGAATTCCAGTCGAGTACGGCGGCAACAGGAAGTTCCTGCCGCCCGTGCAGGCAGCCTACGAAGAGGCCAGGGCTGCCAAGAGTGGGCTCTTCTCCGAGAGCATCGGGTGCACACTTCCTGCGCAGTTGGCTGAGACAACGAAGGGCCTCGAGACGGCCACCGAGGCATCACCGGCAACCACTTCTGCCGCGGCAGGTGCGGCAGCGGGCGTCCTCGCGAGCAAAGTGGCAGCGGCGAAGGCACTCCGAAAGGTCCTGAATGGGGACAAAGTAACTGAGCGGGCCCTATTGTGGGCCGGACTT
This window of the Pseudarthrobacter defluvii genome carries:
- a CDS encoding RNA-binding S4 domain-containing protein: MTILPSSPASVRIDAWLWAVRAYKTRSAATAACRAGHVRLNGSPSKASATLVTGDTVTVRMPGYERILEVRRLIAKRVGAEAASHCFTDHTPPRPVLPALGLPQRDRGAGRPTKKDRREMDRLRGPA
- a CDS encoding uracil-DNA glycosylase, with protein sequence MTIDWDEKKALLQEPNIAKVTQLCDELMEKKPGSTVPYIDPVHDEDECRIISLQASPGKGTESGFVSHNNDDEAARRATQIYELAELDPRYVMPWNAYPWIRESGSPSALSVQEKTDGLRPFRQFLKINSRVSAIIAHGTDASTFLTLFEKTYHSSLKNNGIKIYKATALGGRAFAVSEAKQEELLAKNVETYRDAMQRAGIQHL
- a CDS encoding sulfite oxidase; this encodes MNYSNQQSTRQEPAPVPSPATQPASGPLTREELQLAARNHSMPLEALRRDVTPPGLHYVLTHFDIPDLDGSSWHLRIGGAVERALELGMAALRRDPAITVPVTLECAGNGRSLLEPRPLSQPWVLEAVGTAHWTGVPLAYLLGKAGVLPDAVEVVFTGADAGVQGGVPQRYARSLPIREALRPDVVLAYQMNGTDLPPQHGYPLRLVVPGWYGMASVKWLESIEVVKTPFAGFQQEVAYRYQDSADEAGTPVSRIRVRSLMVPPGVPDFFSRRRFLRPGPVMLEGRAWSGEGAVTAVDVGIDGTWLPAHLDKPAGGYAWRRWTLPWVANPGEHVLSCRATDITGATQPLEQAWNFQGLGNNVVQRVPVTVE
- a CDS encoding thermonuclease family protein, translated to MKKLIIASLAATGLVAGSFAAGAAANAGTGTVVRVVDGDTLVVSINNGDHTIRLLNIDTPETKDPNQPVECLGPEASKYLEGLLPKGTQVRLEFDAERHDKYGRTLAGVFTADGSLVNAKIAQQGLGIPVEYGGNRKFLPPVQAAYEEARAAKSGLFSESIGCTLPAQLAETTKGLETATEASPATTSAAAGAAAGVLASKVAAAKALRKVLNGDKVTERALLWAGLSTAVLAKHVSNLDKKITAAEKKAEDTKTLKATLEATEKRAEEERKAAEARAVAERKAAEERAAAEKKAAEESAAAEKKAADEAAAAAAKAAADEAARNAAAEAERLRNLPAPAPNPAPYVAPAPQPYVPPAPSTKYTGPRCYAPGGKTWRPC
- a CDS encoding SDR family oxidoreductase, which translates into the protein MATPSELPELAVAGSTGGLGGMVARQLAASGFAQRLLVRDAARAPQLDGAHAVVCSYGDGAASRQALEGAKVLFMVSAAEAEDRLQQHYAFVDAAAEAGVEHVVYTSFYGAAPDATFTLARDHYATEERIKASGMEYTLLRDNFYLDFLPLMTGDDGVIRGPAGDGVFSGVAREDIARCAHAVLRDPAIHKGMTYNLTGPEELTMAQAAEVLSTGTGREVRYQPETVEEAYASRASYGAPQWQLDAWVSTYTAMAAGEMAGLSPDVHGLTGQDPISLAEFLTRPVL
- a CDS encoding cytochrome c oxidase assembly protein, with amino-acid sequence MPPLEILMSSWQLDWAATAFVVVAGVLYGWGTGSAARRGQDWPVWRAVAFYVLGLGSFVVLTCGFTGVYGAQQRWAFTIKISMLLFVVPLLIGLGKPLTLARAALPAKGIGTLNTVLASRPVRFVSNSFGAPLLGLVLFSTFLTPMFYTLRTDPVAGALLTLGVPLLGMLMALPIIEESDFQRSSAYLTLEFMFVFIELLIDAIPGILLSLNGQVLDHVMSVPNPQWWFRDAFQDQQFAGNLLWFICEVVDLPLIILMFVRFSRSDKREAGVFDELTDEQLSELHRQHLRGPH
- a CDS encoding aldo/keto reductase family protein encodes the protein MEFRYLGNSGFKVSEITFGNWLTHGSQVENDVATQCVRAALDAGISTFDTADVYANTAAETVLGQALKDERRESLEIFTKVFGPTGPKGKNDLGLSRKHIMESINGSLRRLQTDYVDLYQAHRYDFETPLEETMQAFADIVRQGKALYIGVSEWTAEQLREGHKLSKELGFQLISNQPQYSMLWRVIEAEVVPASEELGVSQIVWSPMAQGVLSGKYQPGQPAPEGSRATDEKGGAKMIQRWMRDDVLAGVQELKPIAQEAGLSMPQLAVAWVLQNPNVASAIVGASRPEQIADSVGAAGVKLEAEVLKRIDDTIGGLAERDPAQTKSPATREA